The Pedobacter ginsengisoli region TGAACTAAAGAAGAGCCGTAAATTTTATTTTTATGACAATGGCCTTAGAAATGCTGTCATTAATCAATTTAGCCCCGCTCTATTACGTCAGGATATAGGTGCTCTTTGGGAAAACTTCATAGTTAGTGAACGTGTTAAGCTTCTTGCTTACGAGCAAATTAGTTACAATCAGTACTTTTGGCGCACACACGCACAACAAGAAATCGATTACATCGAGGAGCGCAATGGTTTAATGAAAGCTTATGAAATAAAGTGGAATGTAAAAACTAAAAATAAATTCCCTAAAACATTCTTAGACGCTTATAAGGATACAGAAACTAAAATAATTACTCCAGAGAATATCCACGAGTTTTTGTTATAAGTTCAACCACTCAGTATCAGCCATAGCATAATTCTAAAGCAGAACTGGTATATTGCAACCATTATGGGTTACGCAAAAGTTCCCTTTTACCATAAAAATGTGTTTCTTTAACTTTATTGATGCACGCAATGAATCTCAGATCCCTATTATTCGTAGTCCTTCTATGCTCAACTTGTTTTGTAACATTCGCACAAAAAGAAGATAAACCAAATGCGCTACAATTATTTCTTCAGGCAAATGCCGATAGCACAATTATTTTTCAGCAATCATCGAATTGGTTTCCACAGTCACCCTATTATATTTTAAGTAAAAAAGCGGACACCATAACAGCATATACATATAAAGCCTTACCCAAATTGGATAAGAGAATTAAACTTCCACGTTCTATAGGGTTAAAAATTCGGCACAGGAATTCTGTCATGGTAAATTTAGTGCCAATTGACGTAAATATGTATTTCCAACCTATTTATTTTAGTCCTAAAAAACTGCTTAATCTTTGGAAAAACATTGGCAAAGACCCCCCCTGGCAATTAGCCGACGATTCTGCTGATGGTCATGCATGTATTGATAGTCAAGGCAACAGAACCGGAAATTATATTTATGATGGAGGAGGAATTAATTTGTATCTGATTACAAAAAACGAGATAAAAAAACTGGACTATTATGCTCCTCAGTTTTTTGAAAAGGTTTGTCCGGGTAGAAAAGGGCGAATCTCAATCTTAAAAATCGAACATCTGTTTGATAAACATTTTGACCTATAGCATAGTTCCGAACCAGAACTGGTATATTGCAGCCATTATGGGTTACGCAAAAGAAAGAAGTAAGCTTGAAAAGCTATCAACAAAAATAGTTGGCATAAACATTTATGACCAAAAGAATTTAGCTATTTTAATTGATATTTATGAGCAATACTCGCACACTGTAAGGATTCTAAAAAACAAAGAACCAGAAACATTTGCCGATCTATACAACAACGAATTGCAGGAAGTAAAAACTGGAAAAAGATCCCTTAAAGAGAGTGAATCCGAAGAAACACGCCAAACTAATTTCTTAGCATTCAAAGAATCAATCCAAATTGCTTTAGAGAAGACCATCAAAGCTACCTTAGCATCATTAAAGTAAGAACTAGCAATAATTGTTCACAAGATTAGTGTTTCTACATGTGAGGACCAGACCTTATTAGCTTATAGTTCATACCTGAGCTTATGCTATCCAAAGCAACAATTTTAAAATTAGAAAAATAGCTTCAACTAACGAATATTTAGGAGTTATTGAGGTGGTTTAAAATCTTAACTAACCTTCTCTGTTTTAGGCAGAGAAGATTAATGCAAATTGCTGCAAAAAACAATAAATCCTGTCCAATAAACTAAACAACCTGTTATAGATATTAACTTTCGATTAAGAAAAAGTTATCGCTTGATTGTAACCCGAAAATTGTTGTAAAGTTCACTGTTTGCATTGATTCGCAGATTTAGATTTTTGAACGAAAATTCCCTCCCCCTAGTATTGTTTAGGAAGAAAATTGATTAACAGAATATGCTGGCAGAAACTATTTTGTTTAAGGCATAGTATTGAACAAAATGAACAAAATCAATAAAGATTTCAAACAAACTGAAATACAATAATTTAAAAGTAAAAACTCCATAAAGTCTTTAATTTCAATCAGTCATTTAGCGATCATGTCTTTCGTTAAACTGAACATAATGAACAAAAATCATTGAAAGAACAGTAATAAGTTTGCTATACTATACATGCAGATAATTTTTTGTCCTAAAAATTATTCACAGATAGTATAGGTTAAACTGATTTACCGCTCATACCTTGAAGATCTGTCGCTCATATATTCCACTTTTAACACTACTGGTTACAGTGATGTTAATGGTTTTTGGAAGTAATGTGAAGGGGCAATGTTTTGGATACGAAAGGAAATATGCAAACAGCGAGAATAATAGCAATGTAACAGGCACTTTTCTAGGCTTAGGAGACAATAATGATGTAACTAATCCTTCATTTGCTGTTGGAAATAATCTTAATGATTTTAGTACTATAGCAATTCCTTCTTTAGGAATTACTCGTTACCAAAAACTTTCATTTGGTCAAACTTTCACAAATTCAGAAGCTATACATGTAAAATTAGCAAGTAGTGTAAGCTTAAGTTTATTAGCTGTAACGGTTGAAATTCAAGCATATAATGGAGCATCTCCAAGCGGAACAAAGGTTACCTTATCATCTGGAGCACTTCTAAATCTTTTATCAGGATCAAATATAGCCGATATAGTAATTCCTGACCCTGGTGCGACATATGACGCAGTACAAGTTACAATTATTGGAGCATTACTATCATCTGGTTCTATGAATATTTATGCTGCCTACGTTAATAAGCCCCAAACTGCCGGCATCAATTGTAACACTATTGAAGATTTAATAACAGGTACGACTAGTGGAGTACTAGGTGCGTTAAACGGTGTAATAACGCCAAACAACGCAATTGATGGCGATTTAACTAGTTACGCCGAAATTCGACAAAATGTTGGAGTTGCTGGCTATGTACATTTAACAACCTTATTCTCCTCGCCTTCTGTCCCAGGAGATTCAATAAGTGTATTATTAAGTGTTCCAGGTGTTCCACTCCTGGATGCAAATGTCTTTTCAAAGCTCTCTGTTGTTGCATACAATGGGAATACAGCTGTAGCAACCATGCCAGCTAGCTCAAGCCTTTTAGGAATTCGTTTATTGGATGCAACAAACCATATTTATCAATTCACTTATGCAGTTAATTCTTCCTTTGATAGAATTTCTGTTCAAGCGGGCGGTTTAGTCGGGGCCTTAACATCAGCTTATGTCTATGATATTAAAAGAATTGTTCCAAAACCATCTATATTAATTGATGGCATATCCATAACTTCCAAATCAATTTGTGTTGGTCAAAATACTACCTTATCTATCAATATTCCCCAATCCTGCACCGATTATAAATGGTATGATGCAATTTCCGGGGGAAACCTATTATATACAGGTGGATCCTTTGTAAGGAATTCATTGCCACAAGGAACTTACACTTATTATGTCCAATCAGTCAGGCAAGGCTGTACAACAACTAGTTCTGAAAGAATTCCAGTAACTATTACAGTTAATCCATTGCCTACGGTTGGAACTATTTTGGGAAATTCAAGTGTTTGCGTATCCCGAACAACTTTACTTTCAAATTCAGCATCAGGTGGAATATGGACAAGCAGCGATATTACAAAAGCATCAGTAAATTCCAGTGGCTTTGTAACAGGAATTGCTATAGGATCAGCAATCATAACATACACTGTTACAGACCCAATAACAGGGTGTACTAATTCAGATAGTAAAAACATAACTGTTAATGCATTACCAGATCCTGGAATGATTAACGGAAATACGTCATTATGTGTGAATCAAACAATCACATTATCTAATTTAATAAGTGGTGGGACATGGGCAAGTAGTGACAATACTAAAGCCTCAATCAATTCAAGCGGTGTTGTGATGGGAATTGCCAAAGGTGAAACTACTATTACTTACACAGTAACAAATGCTGGATGTTCTTCAGCAGCTGTATTGGTAATAACCGTCAATCCATTACCAAACGCAACCATATCAGGAACGGCAACAGTTTGTCAGGGAACTGCAGCCCAAGCAATAACTTTTACAGGCTCAAATGGCACCAGCCCATATACTTTCACCTATAATATTAACGGAGGAAATAGCAAAACTATTACTACTGCTATAGGGGACGATACAGTTTCAATTCCTATTTCAACTATTTCTCAAGGAACATTTACATATAATCTTCTAAGCGTAATGGATGCAAGTTCAACGCAATGTAGCAATACCCAAACAGGAAGTGCAACTGTTACCATTCTCGAAAGACCACCGACACCACATTTAAATTTCACAACAAATTCTCAATATTAATTTTAAAAAAACATGAAAAGAATCATTACAAAACTTGCAATAGCTACCATAGTGGTACTATTCGGCAATTCATTTAAATCAGTTGGCCAAGTAACATTAGCCACTACAGATGTCCAAATAGTTTGCGAGGGTGCTCCTCTAACTTTAGGCTCACCAGGAAGCTCAAATCAATGGATTGTTAAATATGATGCTACATCCGCTACCCCCTCTTCTCCTACTACATTAACGATAGATCCCGCGACTAATCAGATAGCCGCTGCTGATGTAAAAACGGGTTACTACCTAATCACTAATAAGAGTACTGCTGCAGGAGCTTGTGAATCTGATATTCAAACTATCGCAGTTTATGTATTACCTACATTAGTTCCTACATTCACTTCAGCGGATTACTGTACAGAAAATGCAGCTTCAACAATTTTTACAGCCTCCGTGACACCTGCTGCACCTACAGGTTCAACACTTGTATATCAATGGTATACTGTTTCAGGAACAACTGAGACAATAATAAGTGGGGCAACAAGTGCAACATTTAATCCAACTATTTTAAATACTGGAACTACAAGCATAACTGCAACATACAGATTAAAGACTGCTTATGAGATCAACAGCTTGAAATATTGTCCTCAAAGCATAGAGCATACTGTAAATGTTCTACCAAGACCAACCACACCAACAATTACTGTAGGTAATGTGGGACAGGCCAACTTTTAATTGATTTAAAGTTAAAGGTTATTTAAATAATCTATTTCATGTTTAACAGAAAAATAAGTTTTGTGTCAAGTATGCTGTTGCTTAGTGCAACGGCATCCTTTGCGCAATCTTCTGGTTCGCAAACGGTGAATCTTCCTCAGGGGGCTTCTTTAAAGTTGCGGGCAAATTCTTTTAATGCATCAACCTATCAATGGCTCAAAGACAATCAAATTATAAGTGGTGCCATTGGTCAGGAATTTACGGTATTTGTGGCTGGCACTTACACTGTAATATCATATAACACCGAAGGTTGTGCTTCTGATATTTCAGAAGCAGTTATTGTAGTTGGAGGCGGCCCTCCTATTATTCTAAGCGCCGACATGATGGTTACCAAAACATCAGAAAACAGGGCTTTATCCCTTAACGACTCATTCGATTATACTATTCAAGTAAAAAATAATGGAGCAGATAAGGCAACCAACATTAAGGTTACTGATGAATTACCGCCAGAGGTTGAATATCAAGAACTAACTCCTAGTGCCGGCAGCAATGCAAGATATCGCTTTGCAGACAGAACTGTTTTATGGGAAATAGACAAGCTTGAAAATGGTGAATCTGCCGATTTAAGGATAAAGACCAAGGCACTTAAGGCTGGTGTTATTTACAATACAGCAAAAGTTTCGGCTGATCAGAAAGATCCAAATCTTGCCAACAATGTATCAACAGCCAGCACTTCGGTAGCTGGTATTATTATCCCAAATGTGTTTACCCCTAATGGAGACAACAAAAACGAAACATTCGAAATACCTGGCGTACAATCATTTGAGAATGAAATCACTATCCTGAACAGATGGGGAGGAACTGTATACTTCAAAAAAGGCTATAACAATGAATGGACCGGCCGAGGGCTTAATGAAGGCACTTACTTCTATGTATTAAGGCTAAAAATTGGCAGTAAATGGGAAATCTATAAAGGCTATATCACTTTATTAAGGGGCAAACAATGATGAAAAGAATCATACTTTTATTTCTGGCATCTATTGGAATTGTATGTAGCTCAAGTGCACAGCAAGACAGCCAATTTACGCAGTACATTTTCAATACTATTCACATTAATCCTGCATATACAGGCTACAAAAAAGAAGTTTACGTGCAAGCTTTTTACCGCGCACAATGGGTAGGCGTAAGAGGAGCTCCTACAACGGTTTCGGTAGCTGTAGATGGCACAATTGACGATGGAAATGTTGGTCTCGGATTTATTGCCTCAAATGATAAGATCGGGGCTCAAAAGAACCTTTCTGCTTACGCCAACTATGCTTATAAAATCCAACTGGGATATGATGAAAATTCAAAACTTTCTTTTGGTTTGGCCGCAGGTGTTATGCAACTGGGTCTTGATGGAGATAAATTAACAAGCATAGATCCCGATGATGAGGTGATCCCTACCGGAATGCAAACAAGGTTTTTCCCTGATGCCAGGGCTGGTATTTACTACTCAAATGAAAAATATTTTGCAGGGCTTTCTGCAAGTAATCTTATTGCAAGCTGG contains the following coding sequences:
- a CDS encoding Ig-like domain-containing protein; this encodes MVFGSNVKGQCFGYERKYANSENNSNVTGTFLGLGDNNDVTNPSFAVGNNLNDFSTIAIPSLGITRYQKLSFGQTFTNSEAIHVKLASSVSLSLLAVTVEIQAYNGASPSGTKVTLSSGALLNLLSGSNIADIVIPDPGATYDAVQVTIIGALLSSGSMNIYAAYVNKPQTAGINCNTIEDLITGTTSGVLGALNGVITPNNAIDGDLTSYAEIRQNVGVAGYVHLTTLFSSPSVPGDSISVLLSVPGVPLLDANVFSKLSVVAYNGNTAVATMPASSSLLGIRLLDATNHIYQFTYAVNSSFDRISVQAGGLVGALTSAYVYDIKRIVPKPSILIDGISITSKSICVGQNTTLSINIPQSCTDYKWYDAISGGNLLYTGGSFVRNSLPQGTYTYYVQSVRQGCTTTSSERIPVTITVNPLPTVGTILGNSSVCVSRTTLLSNSASGGIWTSSDITKASVNSSGFVTGIAIGSAIITYTVTDPITGCTNSDSKNITVNALPDPGMINGNTSLCVNQTITLSNLISGGTWASSDNTKASINSSGVVMGIAKGETTITYTVTNAGCSSAAVLVITVNPLPNATISGTATVCQGTAAQAITFTGSNGTSPYTFTYNINGGNSKTITTAIGDDTVSIPISTISQGTFTYNLLSVMDASSTQCSNTQTGSATVTILERPPTPHLNFTTNSQY
- a CDS encoding gliding motility-associated C-terminal domain-containing protein, whose protein sequence is MFNRKISFVSSMLLLSATASFAQSSGSQTVNLPQGASLKLRANSFNASTYQWLKDNQIISGAIGQEFTVFVAGTYTVISYNTEGCASDISEAVIVVGGGPPIILSADMMVTKTSENRALSLNDSFDYTIQVKNNGADKATNIKVTDELPPEVEYQELTPSAGSNARYRFADRTVLWEIDKLENGESADLRIKTKALKAGVIYNTAKVSADQKDPNLANNVSTASTSVAGIIIPNVFTPNGDNKNETFEIPGVQSFENEITILNRWGGTVYFKKGYNNEWTGRGLNEGTYFYVLRLKIGSKWEIYKGYITLLRGKQ
- a CDS encoding type IX secretion system membrane protein PorP/SprF, which translates into the protein MMKRIILLFLASIGIVCSSSAQQDSQFTQYIFNTIHINPAYTGYKKEVYVQAFYRAQWVGVRGAPTTVSVAVDGTIDDGNVGLGFIASNDKIGAQKNLSAYANYAYKIQLGYDENSKLSFGLAAGVMQLGLDGDKLTSIDPDDEVIPTGMQTRFFPDARAGIYYSNEKYFAGLSASNLIASWAAKNYSNNLLVPVPQPHIFLTAGVLIPITYGWALKPVMLLKDDIKGPTSLDVNAFLLLNEKVWIGGFYRTTVPLYNKKYLQKDLTKKNALGMMFELFATDNLRIGYSYDYSLNKLQYYNYGSHEFSVGIYLGRKDMRKIRSSRCYDF